tctatctatctatctatctatctatctatctatctatctatctatctatctatctatctatctatctttctttctttctttctttctttctttctttctttctttccttccatccatccatccttctttgtttctttccatccatccatccatccatctatctatctatctatctttccttccatctatccatccatccatccatccatccatctatctatctatctttctttccttccatctatccatctatccatctatccatccatccatctaatctatctaatctatctatcAGTGGTGTCAATCAAAATTAGCTCTTGGTGTAACATAAAGGGCCGGACGCTGAGATAAGTGATAACCAGATGGTGTTTATTGAACAGGATGAGGCAGACTGAGAAATGAACTGACGACTGGAGGTGAGTATGGAAGTCTTGGGGAACCACTGAACGGGTGAGATAGCTAGTGATCACTTTCTCTTCCACAGAGTTGCGGGAAGGACGAGACGAGGGAATCCATAGAGGTACACCGAATCCGGAGACTGACAATCTGGGAGGAGAGGAGAACACAAGGAGCAGAGACAGGAGGTAAGGCACAAAGGGTAAGTATCAATATTAAAGGATATACTTGAAGAGCAGTTCTCTAGGGGTTCGAGTCCACGTTGTGTTTACAAGATCGGACAGTTAGAGTGGCTGAAGTGAGGGCTTATAAGCTGGAGGTGCAGGTGAGCGTGATTAGTACTCGGGTGATGTGgatcgttgtgattggtggagaaCAGGGCCCGGCCGATCCGTGACACTTGGCTTgaaaggcatttttttttttttttacagaaaaacaaaaacaaaaaaaacaaacaaaaaaacaagcctATATGTTAAAGTGCCATTTGAATATCAAAACTATCAAAGccaataaaaaacataaatgttttcaaTGTTCAAGTGAACTGCAAAAAGGTCCACAATATaggcattgcaaatatggaaaaataaataacaacaaagaaTACATAAAATTGTACtccatataaaataatattgctTAGAGTTCAGAACATTAACTAGAAAAGTAGAAACAATTCAGCTTAGTCCTCCTTCACATTCAGCCAGTTGCTGAGACAGACCAGTCTGTTGACATTATCAGGGGACAATGTAGCTCTTTTCTTTTGAACGATGTGACCTGAGAGCGAGAACAACCTCTCACAAGGCACTGTGGTTGCAAGGGTTGACAAATACTTGCATGCAATGGGTGCCAGCCTGGCATGTGTTGCTTCTCTCTTTGCCCACCACTGTAGTGGACACCCCTCCATGTCCATTTTGGGCTCTGCTTTGTAGCGGTTCAGACATTGTTCTATGGACTCTTCGTCTTCATCTGTCTCTGAATCAGAAGTAACCAGCAAGACAGACATCCTTCTCTTCTTTGGTGACTGTTGCTCTGCTGTCTCGTTAGACTGTTGTTTTCCAGGACTTGTTGCCATTACCTGGTTGCTTACTGAAGTCCACACCTCATTCCTTTCATCTTTGGGAAGACACTTCAGGTCTTTAAACCTTGGGTCAAAAGCAGTAGCAAACTTCAGCCATGTGAGGTTTGTGCTGTCCTTCCTTTTAGCTAGGTCTGTGGTAAAATCATTTTTGAATTTAACTACGTAGACTGGATCATCTTCTGTGGACTCCATAATTTTGAACAAGTGGCACAAGGCTGGCAGCACCACTGAACAGGAAACATACTGCTCTCCACCTAGCAGTTCAGTTACATATCTGCAATGGAAAGCACAAGGTGTTGTAAACATGCCAGTAAATTGGTATTAATTGCACAGAAATGCACTACCTTTGTGCCTGTATGCAAcatgtacaaacacacacacacacacacacacacaaaacaatggCAAGAATATGTtgccatttcatattttattattgtaattttatttactttttactagTACATGTATTATGTTCTTTTAATACCATCTTTTTATTTCTTCCTCacctttttttatgttgttttgcaTTCTGATTTTGTTCTATGCAGCATGCCTCAAATGCTTTGACTGTACCACCCCCTCACCCCcccacatacatacacacacacacacacacacagtaacgAAGCCGATGAGACAAGAGGCgagcggatccaagtgcaatgcttttattaataaacgtgGTCAAAATACAGGcaagggtcaaacagtggcaaacaggtatataataggcaaggcaaagagtcatCCAAAACGGGCCTGGGTCGGtagacagcgaacagtatccaaaggggctagacaagagaggtaaatcCAAAACGACAGCAATAGttcaggcaggggaaaacacaatccgaaacaggcaaggcaagactaggataactaacaagggctctgtagagtagctaaagctagggGAGCGATAAGCGCATATAATACTCGGCagggaggaagaggaagtccaGGGTTTATGTGAGACATttaatcagtgtgtgcgtaggatcatgtgtgagtgtgattagtgcaatcagctgtgtgtgtcgtcagtgcaatgggtgatgggaaatgcagtccagtgtgatgtttggtgtgagagtcaatgtggtgagcgagtgacctctggtggtgagtgaatggaagttcatagaccggattcgtgacacacacacacacacacgtttgtttttgtgtagtAGACATTTCTActttccccccaaaaaactcactctgtaagtttttgaaaagtggggacatggggtaatgtcctcataagtcaccttcaccttgtgatacctatgtcattatacaaatttatgtcctcatttgtcacaaaaacgcacatgcgcgcacacacacacatattaacTTACTTGCAAGGTTCAAGCAGTTCCTCCAGTTTTTGCAGTTTGGTAAGCTCCTGTGCAGtcaacatggcaacactgcTCTTTTGCTGAGTCAGGGTAGTGGTCATTGGAGATTTGTTTTGCTGGATTCTCTTGACCATTTCTAGGGTCGAATTCCATCTTGTTGTAACATCCTGAATTAGTGATTCTTGCTTCTGTTCACATGCAACTTGCTGTTCCTTTAACTCCTGAGAATTTGATGGACTATGCTTAAAGTGCCCGACAATCTTGTGGCATTTGGCTAGAACACTTTCGAATCCACTGCCGTGAATGGAAACCGTGACAGTTCGTTGCAAAATGTGGGCCGTGCAGGGCAGGTGTTCAAATGGAAGCAGTCTCGCAGCAGCGACCATGTTACGCGCACTGTCAGTGCCAAGTGTGGTTAGCTTTTCCTCAATTTTCCATTCTTTGGTGACATTGAGAAAATAATCAGCACATGCCTCAGCGTAGTTTCGTTCTTCTGTTTTGCTCACAGTTAGTGCAAATGATTGCAGTTTCCATTCTTTATCAATGAAGTGCGCTGTGACGCCTAAGTAGTTGTCATTGTTGACAGAAGTCCAGTGGTCCCCTGTGAGCGTGATTTGCGTCGCTTGCTCTATCATGTTCATCCTCCGTGCCCTCTCATCTTCATACAAAGTGTGTATTTTTGACATGATGGTTCCTCTCGAGGGCAGATTGTATGAGGTGTCTCCTGATGCAGTTCGAATGATTTCCCTTAGTCTATCATCATCTACTATGTTAACGGGGTTGCAGTTTTTAGCAATCCAAACAACCAAAGCATTCATTACCTTGTCACTTACAGATCTCATCATTTGCCCACGAATAAGACACTCCTGTAATTTACATTGGCGAGGCCCTGTAGAGATCGTTTCGCTAGAGTGTTTTGCTTTCAAGTGATATGCCAAAGACGAATTACTTCTGTGGTAAATAAATTCGGCTTTGCAAAATGCAcagataacttttttttttttatccagagATCCATTGGGCAACGTTTTATAGTAAAACTTTCCGTCTAAAAGTCCTTCCTTGCTCTTATCCATCTTTACTCAGGATGATTAGGTTCGGCCGAACTCGAGACTAGGGTGGCACGCACGTAGTACACACGTTAGCTCCCACaggaagtaaaaaataaaaaaaatagctgcGTTAATtgcgtaattttttttttatgcattaaatatttaaaattaatcgCATGctaacgcgctaattttgacagcactaatatatatatatatatatatatatatatatattgcattatcATTAATACaggtacatttatataaatagaaactatatacattatttaaaatttatttttaaaaactatatttttagatattttataattaata
This sequence is a window from Onychostoma macrolepis isolate SWU-2019 chromosome 23, ASM1243209v1, whole genome shotgun sequence. Protein-coding genes within it:
- the LOC131532263 gene encoding E3 SUMO-protein ligase ZBED1-like; the encoded protein is MNALVVWIAKNCNPVNIVDDDRLREIIRTASGDTSYNLPSRGTIMSKIHTLYEDERARRMNMIEQATQITLTGDHWTSVNNDNYLGVTAHFIDKEWKLQSFALTVSKTEERNYAEACADYFLNVTKEWKIEEKLTTLGTDSARNMVAAARLLPFEHLPCTAHILQRTVTVSIHGSGFESVLAKCHKIVGHFKHSPSNSQELKEQQVACEQKQESLIQDVTTRWNSTLEMVKRIQQNKSPMTTTLTQQKSSVAMLTAQELTKLQKLEELLEPCKYVTELLGGEQYVSCSVVLPALCHLFKIMESTEDDPVYVVKFKNDFTTDLAKRKDSTNLTWLKFATAFDPRFKDLKCLPKDERNEVWTSVSNQVMATSPGKQQSNETAEQQSPKKRRMSVLLVTSDSETDEDEESIEQCLNRYKAEPKMDMEGCPLQWWAKREATHARLAPIACKYLSTLATTVPCERLFSLSGHIVQKKRATLSPDNVNRLVCLSNWLNVKED